CCTTACGAGTCAGGCGGCGAACCGTTTCCTGAGGCGGCTGCGCGCTGCCCAGTGTCGCTCGCTCCCAGTTCCATTGGACTCTCGCGCTTCTGCGTATCGAGGCCGCTGACGGCCGCTTCGACATGGTCGTGCGCCGGTCGGTCCGCAGGCCGGCCGTCCTAGGGATTGATGGTGTTTTCACCGACCTGGCGCCCCCACACATATTCGGTAAGCAATGGCTGCCCAAGTTCGAGGTGATTGTAGGGAGCCAACGATGCGCCGGTATCGGCCACCAGGTACGGGGCGGGCCAGAAATCCTTGGTGACTGTCTGCCAACATCCAGGGGCCCCGCCCGGGCCGCCTCGCGCATTGGAACGGGGCAGGTTGTCGGGGTAGACGTACGGATTCGGCGCACCGGTGAGCCCGATACGGAAGTCAATTGAGTAGCCGTTGCCGCCTGCCGATTCAACGGTCTGCGGCAGGATCGCAGCATAATTTCTTATGCTGCAGAGAAATTCGGGGCTATAGGTGTTCAAGGTGTCCGTCGTCGTCACCAGGTCGGCCAGACCTCGCACCAGGTAGGGACTTCCCCGCCCCACGACGTCAGCGCCGGTGTCGCCAAACCCCGCGGCAGCCAGCAGCGCCGCATCCAGATCGGCTCGCTGCTCATTGACCGTGCCTGCCGTGGTCGCTGCATTGTTGAGGAAGTTCCAAAAATCGGGCGAGGATTTGGCATAAACGTCGGCGAGGTCGGTAAGGCGTCTGGTGTCTTCGCGGATCTGCGGCATCTGAGGGTTGATGTCGTCGAGGACAGCATTGCCCGCGACGATCGATCGGCCGAAGTCGAGGCCGTGCCCGTCCAGTGCCTCGGCGGTGGCCGCAAGAGTGAGGTTGAGTTTGACGGGATCGACTTTCTGCGCGATCGACATCAAGGTTTCGAACAGGGTGTTGAATTCGGTCGTCACGTGCGACACGTCGATCACCTGCGAGCTCGACACCCGCGCAGATGCCGGTCTCGACGGGCTACGGAAAGCTACATACTTGTTGCCGAATACCGTGCTGGCCTTGATCTCGGCGGTCACGTTGGCCGGGATCAGCTCGATGTACTTTGGAGCGACGTCCAGGGACAGTTTCGCCTTGGTGGTGTCGCCCTGCTGGATCGCGCGCACCGCGGCGACCCGGCCGATTTCGACGCCGTTATAGGTCACTTTTGCCCCGGGCTCCATGACCAGCCCAGCGCGATCCGACACCAGGGTCAAGTGCATGGCCGGACTGAACTCACCGCGAAATTGCAGGTAGACCGTCGATACCACCACTACGACCAGGGCCAGCGTCACGGTCCCGGCCGTTCGTAACGGCGGATGGTGCCGCCAGTGATTCAGCGTGCGACTAACAGCGGCGCGATTCGACGAACGACTCACGCGGACAGGGGTTTTCATATGACGGGCTCACTGGATAGCGGACAGCGGGACTCCATAAGTGTACTTGTAGTAGCGCAACGCTACATAGCGTATTGCTACACCAAGTAGCGTAAAGCTATGCAAGTTTGCCAGCGGTCGGGGAAAGCACGGATTCACAAGCAAGAATCCAGCTCGGCCTCAGCCGTGATCCACCCCGCCACAATCCCGCAGTTCCGGTCACGACGAGGCGCTCGGCAGACAAACGCCGCCGCTCTACAAGAAGTTCGCTGTCACGCTTCGGTTCGCGTGCGCGAGTGCGCGGCAAGAAAGTCGTCGACGATGCGGACGCACTGGTCATGGCTGATGGCGCAGAGTCCGGTCATGCGTGCGAAGACCAGCGGACCGACGAGCTGGCACTCAGCCAATTCGAGGTCGAAATCGTCAAGTTCTTCGCGAGCCTGGTCGCTCGACAGGATCTCGTCGAACGGTTTGCGGTACTGCTCGACGACCCGGGAACGCAGGCTGCCAGCTGGGCTGTGCTCGTCTCCGGTGCCGTCAGCGGCAGGATCGGTGGGCCCGAGGGCGACCCAAGCCAGCGTGGTGACCTGGATCGGCGCCTCGGCAAAAAGTGCAGCCTGTCGGCTGAGTATTTCAATCAGTCGCTCGCGCAACGACCCCTCGTCGGGTGTCGGTGCAGTGACGTGCGGCAGCAGGCGCTCGAATGTGGCCGCGAGCAATTGCGATGAGCTGGTGAAATGCCGATAGAGGGTAGTGCGAGCGACCTTGGAGGCTTTGGTCACCGCATCGATCGTGACGGCTTCGATTCCCCCGGTGGTGAGGAGTGTGGCCGCCGCGTCGAGCAATCGGTTACGCGACCTGATCCGGCGGGGGTCGATGTCATCATCGTCGTCTGCGTACGCCGCCGGTTGAGTGCTCACTAGGTTGCCCCTCCGGAAATTGGGACCTGCAGGCGGCGTTTCCAGCAGGCGTGAAGATATGGTACCAAGAGTAGCGTAGCGAAACTGTTCGTAGGTGTGTCCGCGGTTACGGAGAACACCCTGGTCAGTAGGCATGGCCGTCGTGTCTACGCGGGAGGGTCTTGGCTCGTCCGGAAGCTGCCGACCCAAAGTCGTTGCAGTACCGATGCGGGCCCGGCGACATCGCGAATCACGTTGCGGAACAAGGGGATGACGATGAGTGACACAGCACATCCGGGGCCACAACTGCTGCCTCCGCATACCCCGACGTGTACCGGGTGCGGACCCGCGAATTCGCATGGATTGCAGCTGGTTGTCTATCGCCACGGTGACGAGGTCTACAGCGATGTGACGTTCGATGAGCGCCATATCGGCGCACCAGGACTGGCGCACGGCGGCGCGGTAGCGACAGCCTGTGACGACGTACTGGGCTTCACATTGTGGGTGGCCGGCACGCCCGCGGTGACACGCAGTCTGACAGTGGAGTATCTGCGACCGGTCCCGTTGCACGAACCGCACAGGATTAATGCCCAGATCACCGGCCGCCAAGGACGTGCCCTTCACGTCAGCGGAACGGGAGTCAGTCGCGATGGCATTACCCGGTTCACCGCCACCGCAGTCTTCGTGACGGTGGGTGCCGATCATTTCGCTGCGCACGGTGACGTGAGTGAATTCGAGGACCTGTTTCATCGGCTCACCGGCACGCCTCACCGATCAACTGGTGATCACAGCAACTGAGCATGGCGTTGGCAGCATGGCTCCCAAGGTGAGACGGCACCGCCCCGATAGAGCGGCCGACCTTTGCGGTGTCGACACCTACCGCCGTAATAGCGCAGTAGACGCGGCGATGATGCTGGCAGTTAGTGGCGGTTACGAGGCCGTGCAGGTTCGCGCCGTGGCCGCGCAGGTCGGTATCGGCGTCAGCACGCTCTACCGGTACTTCCCCTCCAAGATCCATCTCTTGGTATCGGCGTTGACCCGCGAGTTCCAAGAATTTGGAGACAGCCGCGATTGGACCGTCACCGCGTCGACGCCGCGCGAACGTCTTCGCTTGCTCGTCGACTGTCTGCATGCCGAATGGCAACAAGACCCGCGCTTGACCGAGGCGGTGACGCGCGCCTTCGTCCTCGCCGACCACACTGCCGCCACGGCCACAGACGAAGCGATCGACGTCATTGAAGGCCTGCTGGCAAGGACTTTGAGCGGCGGGGAGCCCACGGTCAGAAACCAGCGACTAGCGGGGCTGATCGCTGATGTGTGGCTTGCCAATTTGGCGGCGTTCAGCAGTGGGCGAATATCGGGTGAAGTCGCTCGGGATCGAATCGATAGGGCCATCGACCGCTTTGTGGACGCCACTCACGGCGATCCCGAAATGGGCTGAGAACCTGTTCTTGATAACAGTAGAGAAAGTTCTCACAGCCTCAATCCAGGGGGGATCATTCGGTCCGTGGTGGCGGACGGGAGCGCCAGCGGACGGGAGCCGCCGCGGCGTAGATCTTTCGCACAGTTGATGTCGATGCCATGTCGGAACTACTCGTAGACTTTGATCGTGGTGACTGACACGGCGCGTGCACGGGCGATCGCCGAGGAGCGACTGGTGACCGCGCTCGCTGAAATTCCCCACTGACGCTCATCGAAATTCCCCACCCGTGTGGCTCCGCCGAGAAGGGCGGGCCTCCTTCGATGCTGCTGGTGTCTGACGCCTGCAGTACTGCCCGAAGGAGGCCCGCTTTCTCATGCTCACATGGGAGGACGATGTGGAATTACATGCCCTGGCCAAGCGTGGTTGGACGATCTCGGCGATCGCCCGGCACACCGGCTTCGACCGCAAGACGGTCCGCAAGTACCTGGCCGGTGACGGCCAGCCCGGGGTGCGAGCCCGCCCCGGCCCGGACCCCTTCGATCCGTTCGTCGACTACGTCACCGCGAGGCTGACCGAGGACCCACACCTGTGGGCCCGCACCCTGTTCGACGAACTCGAGGAACTGGGCTTCGGGCTGTCGTATCAGAGCCTGACCCGCAACATCCGCACCCGGAACCTGCGCCCGGTCTGTGAAGCCTGCCGCGCAGCCACACAGCGCCCGAACGCCGTCATCCCACACCCACCGGGGGACGAAACTCAATGGGACTGGCTGGAATTGCCCGATCCACCGGCATCGTGGGGTTGGGGCAAGACCGCACACCTGCTGGTCGGATCACTGGCTCATTCCGGGAAATGGCGCGGCTTCCTGGCGGCGTCGGAGGATCAACCGCATCTGGTCGCCGGCCTGGACCGGGTGAGCCGTGGCCTGGGAGGGTGCACGCGGGTGTGGCGCTTCGACCGGATGGCCACGGTCTGCGATCCCGGCTCGGGCCGGGTGACCGCGTCGTTCGCCGGGGTCGCCAAGCACTACGGCGTCTCGGTGGCGATCTGCCCGGCCCGGCGCGGCAACCGCAAGGGCGTGGTGGAGAAGGTCAACCACACCGCCGCGCAACGTTGGTGGCGCACCCTGGCCGACGATATGACGGTTGAGGCGGCCCAGGTCGACCTGGATCGCTTTGCGCGGGTACGTGGTGACACCCGGTTGCGGGCCACCGCTGATGGCCGGTCCTCGGTCGCGGTGGTGGCCAAAACGGAGCCACTGCAACCTATGCCGGCAACCCCATATCCGGTGATCGTGACCGAGACCCGCACGGCGTCGCGGCAGGCGTTGGTGTCTTACCGCGGCAACCGCTACTCGGTGCCCCCGGAGCTCGCCACTGCTCAAGTGGTGGTCAGCCATCCGGTCGGTGGTCAGTTCTGCGATATCGCCACCATGAGCGGGATCGTGGTCGCCCGGCACCGAATGGCCGCCGACGGGCTCGGGGTGATGGTGCGTGACAGCGGTCATGTCATCGCCCTGGACACCGCGGCGATGGCCACCGCGGCGACCGGACGGCCACACCGCCGCAAGGAACGCATCCCACCCGGCCCGGCGGCCAAAGCCGCTGCCGCGCAACTACTTCAACTCAGGCAGCTACCCATCACGGCAATTGAAACGTCAACTCCGTCAACCGATTCCACCGTCATCGATCTGTCCGCCTATGAGCGGGCCGCCCAGAACAGGACCATCCAATGACCCCCACACCCCGCACCCCAAAGACCACCACCACGACCACCGGCGACGAGTCGCCGTCGGCGGCGGCGTCGCGGTATCAGCAGCTGCGTTCGCATCTGGCCGAACTCAAACTGGCCGCGGCCGCCGAAGCCCTGCCCGCGGTCTTGGACCAGGCCGCCGCCGAGAACCTCTCGCTGACCGTGGCCCTGGAGCGACTGCTGGCCGTGGAAGTCGAAGCCAGCACCGCCCGCCGACTGGCGGGCCGGCTACGGTTCGCCTGCCTGCCCACCCCGGCCACCCTCGATGATTTCGATGTCGATTCCGCCGCCGGCATCGACCGCAAGCTCATCGACGAACTGGGCACCTGCCGCTACCTGCAATCAGCGACCAACATCTTGTTAATCGGACCACCGGGCACCGGCAAAACCCACCTCTCCGTGGGATTGGCCCGCGCCGCCGCGCACGCCGGTTACCGGACATACTTCACGACCGCCGCCGACCTCGCCGCACGGTGTCACCGCGCCGCGATCGAGGGACGCTGGGCCACCACGATGCGGTTCTACGCCGGACCGACCCTGCTGGTTATCGACGAACTCGGGTATTTACCGCTGCCCGCCGAGGCTGCCTCCGCATTGTTTCAGGTTGTGTCCCAACGGTATTTGAAGACCAGCATCGTCATCACCACCAACCGCGGGGTGGGTGCGTGGGGCGAAATCCTCGGCGACACCACCGTCGCCGCAGCCATGCTCGACCGTCTGCTGCACCGCTCGGTGGTCATCAACCTCGACGGCGAGTCCTACCGCCTCCGCGACCACCAGGCCGCCGCCGAAACCCTGCGCCGCACCACCACCGGCACCCGCCAACAACTACACTGACCGCTGCTCACAGGTGAGGAATTTCAACGAGCACACCTGAGGACTTTCGATGAGCGCGGTCACTGGCCGATCTGCCACATCGGTGGGCCCATGTCCGCGGAGTCGCGGCGACGGCAGAGCGATTGGTCGTCGGCTTGGGCGCCGTTGATGCCGACGCGGTGGTGACTGCCGCGTGGCTTCACGATGTCGGCTATGCGCCATCAGTTCGATCGACGGGTTTTCACCCCATCGACGGCGCAGTCTTCGTCCGCGACGAGGGCTTCTCTGCGGTGGTGGTGGCGCTCGTGGCCTATCACACAGGCGCGGTGTTCGAGGCGCGGGAGCGCGGCCTCTTAGACGCGCTAGCCGAGTTCACGGCACCCTCCTCGTTGTTACTGGACGTGCTGACGTGCGCCGACTTGACCACTAGCCCACAAGGCTCGCCTGTAAGGGCTGAAGATCGGGTTACGGAGATTTTGTCGCGATACCCCAATGGCGATCCTGTACATCGTGCGATCGGGCGGGCGGCTCCGAGCCTGTTGGCGGCGGCAGCGCGGGTTGGTGCGTCCGCCTGTTAGAGACGGCCCAAAGCGGGGCTACCCGAGGTATGGGCTACTGCGGTGTTGGAAGTAGTGCTGAATGCGCAGCCGCATCGACGGATGGATATCCAATGAATCGAGTTCGCCTCGCAATGTCCAAGCGATGTCGGTGCTTTCCGAATCGACTCGCAACTGTCCGCCCAGAAGCCGGGTGGTGAAGCACAGCGAGAACTGTTGACGGACTTCACCGTCGGCGTAGGCCATCACGTGCCAGGGGCTTGTGTAGACACCGATGAGTCCGGTGATGTCGACGTCGAGACCGGTTTCCTCTTTCACTTCACGAACCGCAGCGTCGACGATGAATTCACCCAATTCCATTGCGCCACCCGGCAATGCCCACAGATTATTGTCGCGGCGGCGAATTAGCACGATGCGATCATGTGAATCGGTGACGACGGCGGTGGTGGAGGGCACCACACTGTTTGCGGCTGGCGCGTGGGGGTCGTTGTAGTAGTCGGTCCGGGCCATACGGTTCTCCAATCGGCAGTTCAGGCGTGGATGGGTAATGGTTGGGCGGTGTTCCACACCCGTTCGAAAGAGACTTGGTGATCGCGCCACAGCTCGGGCGCGTCGTCACGTCTAATAAAGAGGACGGGATTGTCGCTGGCAGGAGCACCGTAGAGGTGCGGGTTGGCAATCAGGGTGTTGTCCGCGCGGAACATCGACGTGTACAGCGGTGTGGCGTGTGTGCGCACCTCCAAGCCCGGGGCATCTGCGAGTGAAGCCAGTCGTGCGAGTGTGATCTGGCAGCGAGCGGCCAGAACTGAGCCAATCGTCTCCTCGTCCCCCCGTTGGCTGACCGCAGCGCAATCGGGATCACCCACGATGAAGCGAGTGGCGACTCCGCGTTCGGCCGCGACTGCGAGCATTGAGCAGAACCTGGGAATGCCGTCGAAGAGGAAGGTGCCCCCGTAGACCAGGATGTCGATCTGCTCGGCGGCGCCGCCGAACAGTTGGGTCCACACGGCGACAGGGACGTCCGCGCGGCTTCGGTACACACTGACGGCGACAGTGCCGGTACCAGGTGGGCACAGGGTGGGAAAGATGTCTGGCCAAAGCGTCTGCGGATCGCAGCCCAGTGCGTCGGCGGTGGCGCGCGCGTTGACCGCTTGGGGCAGTGATTCACCCCTGACCCAGCGGCCCACCGTCTTGACGTCGACACCGGCGGCTGTTGCGAGTCTGGTTTCGCTGAAACCCTTTTCGCTCATTCGCGTCGTCAGTGCGTGGTTAGGAACAGGTAGCTTCTCGATCTGCTCATGCTAGGAGCGCGGTGCCAGCATTAGCGACGCCCAAAGCACAGAAGTTGGCGCGCGATTGTCGTCCGAGTGTCCGCGTTGTCCCGGCGTCTGTCCGCTTTGTCCAACTGATGCCCTGGGAATGTCCGAGTTGTCCGCCTGAACTGGTGGTCGCGGCCGAGCGGTCGCGAGACAACAGAGGGAAGGACATTTGGAATGAAGCTACGTATTGACACCGGCGGTGTGTCGTTTGTGTGCACGCGAGCGCCCGAACAGCGGATCGCTTTCGACACCGGCCAGCCGAAGCTGGATCGCGAGACAAGTCTGCCGCTGTGGCAGGTCCAAGTGATGGCGCTGGACTCCACGGGCGGCGACGTCATCACCGTGACGGTTGCCGGCGACCCGAATGTGACGGTCGGCCAGCCGGTCCACATCGAGGGCTTGGTTGCCTTGCCGTGGAGCCAGGACAGTCGCAGCGGAGTCGCGTTCCGTGCCGAGGCGATCCGCGCTTCAGGTGCGCCACTGGCAGGCGTCATCGCCACGCCCAGGACCGCACCTTCAAGCGGCATACCCAGCGGTACAGGCAAGCCTGCCGCATAACCCCGTCGCCGAGTGGGCGCAGCACCGCAACACCCAAGCACTGCGGTGCTGCGCCCCCCCCGAACCATCAATCCCCGTCCTGATCCGCACGAACCTGTCGGAGGTCTGTCATGACTGGTTACTCACGATCTCATCGCTCCAACCGCTCTCGCCGCAACGAATCGGACTTCGACGACGCTGTCATGGTTGCCGTCGTAGCCTTCGCCAAAGCGACGGTCGCGCTGGTATGGGCATCGGTGCTGTTTCCGATGATCAGCATTCCGACCATCACAAGCGTCTGGATCGCCATCAATTACGGTCCGCTCTTCGGCCTACTCGCGGCGGCCTTAGGAGCCTTCGCACTATTCAGCTGGTTCCTGTTATCCCCCAACACCTTCCGTGAGTGGGTGACGGTCCGCATGCGCATCCAGTGGCGCACATGGGGTATCTATCGCGGACGATGGGCCACCGTCTGCAAGCTCTGCGGCTTGACCGCCGGCCTCGACGGTCACGTCATGGTGCCGAGTCTGCGCTCGGTCACGATCGGTGCCACGAGCGACGTTCTCGAGGTCCGGATCCTCACGGGTCAGTCGTTGGCCGACTGGCAATCCCGAGGTGACGCGTTAGCCGAAGCGCTGAGTGCTCGCCGTGTGACCATTCGCTCGATCCGACCGGGCTCGATCAGCGTCAGCACCCATCACGGCG
The nucleotide sequence above comes from Mycolicibacterium moriokaense. Encoded proteins:
- a CDS encoding MCE family protein, which translates into the protein MTLALVVVVVSTVYLQFRGEFSPAMHLTLVSDRAGLVMEPGAKVTYNGVEIGRVAAVRAIQQGDTTKAKLSLDVAPKYIELIPANVTAEIKASTVFGNKYVAFRSPSRPASARVSSSQVIDVSHVTTEFNTLFETLMSIAQKVDPVKLNLTLAATAEALDGHGLDFGRSIVAGNAVLDDINPQMPQIREDTRRLTDLADVYAKSSPDFWNFLNNAATTAGTVNEQRADLDAALLAAAGFGDTGADVVGRGSPYLVRGLADLVTTTDTLNTYSPEFLCSIRNYAAILPQTVESAGGNGYSIDFRIGLTGAPNPYVYPDNLPRSNARGGPGGAPGCWQTVTKDFWPAPYLVADTGASLAPYNHLELGQPLLTEYVWGRQVGENTINP
- a CDS encoding TetR/AcrR family transcriptional regulator; translation: MSTQPAAYADDDDDIDPRRIRSRNRLLDAAATLLTTGGIEAVTIDAVTKASKVARTTLYRHFTSSSQLLAATFERLLPHVTAPTPDEGSLRERLIEILSRQAALFAEAPIQVTTLAWVALGPTDPAADGTGDEHSPAGSLRSRVVEQYRKPFDEILSSDQAREELDDFDLELAECQLVGPLVFARMTGLCAISHDQCVRIVDDFLAAHSRTRTEA
- a CDS encoding PaaI family thioesterase produces the protein MSDTAHPGPQLLPPHTPTCTGCGPANSHGLQLVVYRHGDEVYSDVTFDERHIGAPGLAHGGAVATACDDVLGFTLWVAGTPAVTRSLTVEYLRPVPLHEPHRINAQITGRQGRALHVSGTGVSRDGITRFTATAVFVTVGADHFAAHGDVSEFEDLFHRLTGTPHRSTGDHSN
- a CDS encoding TetR family transcriptional regulator, producing the protein MNSRTCFIGSPARLTDQLVITATEHGVGSMAPKVRRHRPDRAADLCGVDTYRRNSAVDAAMMLAVSGGYEAVQVRAVAAQVGIGVSTLYRYFPSKIHLLVSALTREFQEFGDSRDWTVTASTPRERLRLLVDCLHAEWQQDPRLTEAVTRAFVLADHTAATATDEAIDVIEGLLARTLSGGEPTVRNQRLAGLIADVWLANLAAFSSGRISGEVARDRIDRAIDRFVDATHGDPEMG
- a CDS encoding Mu transposase domain-containing protein; translation: MLTWEDDVELHALAKRGWTISAIARHTGFDRKTVRKYLAGDGQPGVRARPGPDPFDPFVDYVTARLTEDPHLWARTLFDELEELGFGLSYQSLTRNIRTRNLRPVCEACRAATQRPNAVIPHPPGDETQWDWLELPDPPASWGWGKTAHLLVGSLAHSGKWRGFLAASEDQPHLVAGLDRVSRGLGGCTRVWRFDRMATVCDPGSGRVTASFAGVAKHYGVSVAICPARRGNRKGVVEKVNHTAAQRWWRTLADDMTVEAAQVDLDRFARVRGDTRLRATADGRSSVAVVAKTEPLQPMPATPYPVIVTETRTASRQALVSYRGNRYSVPPELATAQVVVSHPVGGQFCDIATMSGIVVARHRMAADGLGVMVRDSGHVIALDTAAMATAATGRPHRRKERIPPGPAAKAAAAQLLQLRQLPITAIETSTPSTDSTVIDLSAYERAAQNRTIQ
- the istB gene encoding IS21-like element helper ATPase IstB encodes the protein MTPTPRTPKTTTTTTGDESPSAAASRYQQLRSHLAELKLAAAAEALPAVLDQAAAENLSLTVALERLLAVEVEASTARRLAGRLRFACLPTPATLDDFDVDSAAGIDRKLIDELGTCRYLQSATNILLIGPPGTGKTHLSVGLARAAAHAGYRTYFTTAADLAARCHRAAIEGRWATTMRFYAGPTLLVIDELGYLPLPAEAASALFQVVSQRYLKTSIVITTNRGVGAWGEILGDTTVAAAMLDRLLHRSVVINLDGESYRLRDHQAAAETLRRTTTGTRQQLH
- a CDS encoding HD domain-containing protein, which translates into the protein MGAVDADAVVTAAWLHDVGYAPSVRSTGFHPIDGAVFVRDEGFSAVVVALVAYHTGAVFEARERGLLDALAEFTAPSSLLLDVLTCADLTTSPQGSPVRAEDRVTEILSRYPNGDPVHRAIGRAAPSLLAAAARVGASAC
- a CDS encoding NUDIX domain-containing protein; its protein translation is MARTDYYNDPHAPAANSVVPSTTAVVTDSHDRIVLIRRRDNNLWALPGGAMELGEFIVDAAVREVKEETGLDVDITGLIGVYTSPWHVMAYADGEVRQQFSLCFTTRLLGGQLRVDSESTDIAWTLRGELDSLDIHPSMRLRIQHYFQHRSSPYLG
- a CDS encoding helix-turn-helix domain-containing protein, with protein sequence MSEKGFSETRLATAAGVDVKTVGRWVRGESLPQAVNARATADALGCDPQTLWPDIFPTLCPPGTGTVAVSVYRSRADVPVAVWTQLFGGAAEQIDILVYGGTFLFDGIPRFCSMLAVAAERGVATRFIVGDPDCAAVSQRGDEETIGSVLAARCQITLARLASLADAPGLEVRTHATPLYTSMFRADNTLIANPHLYGAPASDNPVLFIRRDDAPELWRDHQVSFERVWNTAQPLPIHA
- a CDS encoding SCO3933 family regulatory protein; the encoded protein is MKLRIDTGGVSFVCTRAPEQRIAFDTGQPKLDRETSLPLWQVQVMALDSTGGDVITVTVAGDPNVTVGQPVHIEGLVALPWSQDSRSGVAFRAEAIRASGAPLAGVIATPRTAPSSGIPSGTGKPAA